One stretch of Periplaneta americana isolate PAMFEO1 chromosome 1, P.americana_PAMFEO1_priV1, whole genome shotgun sequence DNA includes these proteins:
- the wrm1 gene encoding uncharacterized protein wrm1, with protein MTTPYDGDWETRPTIVATYSTTPSNPVLEKIYGDFTSFYVTITICTVLGFLLFLLNIVLCCCSRHKYYWQDSNTGNRWILPIWTKTPHQQPPLDYTELEKCAVPEQHVFDTAEGPVEYMELTHKKESDL; from the exons ATGACTACGCCATATGACGGTGACTGGGAAACGAGGCCTACGATTGTTGCGACATACTCTACGACTCCCAGCAATCCAGTGCTGGAGAAGATTTATGGAGATTTCACGTCGTTTTATGTAACAATAACAATCTGCACAGTACTGGGGTTCCTGCTATTCCTGCTCAATATCGTGCTGTGCTGTTGCTCCAGGCACAAATATTACTGGCAAGACAGCAACACAG GGAATCGTTGGATCCTCCCGATCTGGACGAAGACGCCGCACCAGCAGCCGCCCCTGGACTACACAGAGCTGGAGAAGTGTGCTGTGCCCGAGCAGCACGTGTTCGACACGGCCGAGGGCCCCGTAGAGTACATGGAACTGACGCACAAGAAGGAGAGTGATCTGTGA